The following are from one region of the Nicotiana tabacum cultivar K326 chromosome 3, ASM71507v2, whole genome shotgun sequence genome:
- the LOC107829182 gene encoding putative 2' cyclic ADP-D-ribose synthase BdTIR, with product MQRSAISSSSAKNVCHQILRLRRQIEPAKNRTPCDVFINHRGIDTKRNVAGLLYEHIKNNLGLQPFLDSKNMKPGDKLFDKIDPAIRNCKIGMAVFSPQYCDSYFCLHELSLMMESKKRVIPVFCDVKPSELAIKELNVNFPNKDLEKFNLALEEAKYTVGLTFDTLKG from the coding sequence ATGCAACGTTCAGCAATATCTTCCTCTTCAGCCAAGAACGTGTGCCATCAAATTCTCCGGCTCCGACGACAAATCGAGCCAGCGAAAAACCGGACACCATGCGACGTGTTCATAAACCACAGAGGAATTGACACAAAAAGAAATGTAGCAGGATTGTTGTATGAGCACATTAAGAATAATCTTGGGCTGCAGCCATTTTTGGACAGTAAGAACATGAAACCAGGGGATAAATTGTTCGATAAAATCGATCCAGCGATTCGCAATTGTAAAATTGGGATGGCTGTTTTCTCCCCTCAGTATTGTGATTCTTATTTTTGCTTGCATGAGTTGTCTCTAATGATGGAATCAAAGAAGAGGGTTATACCAGTTTTTTGTGATGTTAAACCTTCGGAACTTGCTATTAAAGAGTTGAATGTTAATTTTCCGAATAAGGATTTGGAGAAGTTTAACTTGGCTCTTGAGGAGGCAAAATACACCGTTGGACTCACATTTGATACTTTAAAAGGGTGA